From one Colletotrichum destructivum chromosome 3, complete sequence genomic stretch:
- a CDS encoding Putative CSC1/OSCA1-like, 7TM region, 10TM putative phosphate transporter, extracellular tail has translation MSATPTATPSGSASLTETLASSLASSLSTALSATISSTLSSNGTISSSASPTTSETSPPASPSPVSLPSDRYQGITLVAFLTALATGISVFAVQIIAFLLLRNKIARIFKPKSYLVPERERTESPPSTPWSLISTLIHYDDRDIIKKCGLDAYFFLRYLRTLLTIFIPIAVIVIPILIPLNYSDGVGHDLIDDAKNETNGTSSDPVRLMARAGKSASGDTDNEPTGLDTLAWGNISRTHTGRFWAHLILALLVIIWVCTVFFFELRVYIKVRQDYLTSAEHRLRASATTILVNSIPSKWLTEEALLGLFDVFPGQIRNIWLNRDLTTLLEKIQLRENIHLRLEAAETELVKAAKRKQLKRKKKEDKLSRKQANTKGPTRQEEALRRQREDADAKKRAEAGLGISSGEHEDVPHDISAIIDDKHKNPESRRSSTSSSSSDNGNRPESRGFGLGLIGDGISKVGKGLLGGVGKAQQNIKEFSDDVEETVETTNGFAMLHPSDRPRKVQILAEGERPGTVESARVTADQADPSANTETQKTHSRNASAVSQETTDQNHKRSYEPFGNGNTVRKVSNLDHMYDQEKRKFWQFWKAPAGGYASPVPQGFEGGEYPFGQSKDKTTWQKIKAYIPFTGGDSQAPVEYPESNTIGAEYKNILDDDAEWRKWIKEKNRPMHRLPRWGFPDWLAWLTFGPKVDTIYWCRSELARLNVEIDDDQAHPERYPLMNSAFIQFNHQVSAHMACQSLMHHVPKHMSPRINEVSPKDVIWDNMALKWWHESIRSGVVTVVIAAMAFFWAIPIAFTASIANIDGLVGQFPWLAWIKKDPVEKVAGAVAGVLPAILLALLLLIVPLILEQLALFRGVKTGSQKAEFVQRFYFVFLFIQVFLVVSIASFFAASVDELWANLETLSNVGEILNILARNLPRASNYFFSYMLLQALSVSSGTLLQIGGLVTWYLLARILDTTARDKWKRNTTLSTIAWGQFFPVYTNFACIALVYSVIAPLISLFAVLTFGLLWFAQRYSMLYVTRFETDTGGVLYPRAINQTFTGLYVMEACLAGLFFITVDENDNSAATPQGVIMLVTLGLTAIYQISLNTSFSPLFRYLPITVEDEAVLRDEAFQRAQNRRLGLPNDDDDDEFTDEKTPMANGDGSGAEPPGIELQRMENEGPKRKPSTMRRVKNVGHWAKREGKNLRSKTWNVGAAPVHTAAEYRRQQRNKDLEAQRALGEALYGGFHDEIEDLTPAERDALVKNAFKHYALRARAPAVWIPRDDIGVSDDEIRRTKEYSEHIWISNEGTALDSKIRVVYGANPPDFSEIDIINL, from the exons ATGTCGGCAACTCCCACTGCGACGCCGTCAGGCTCGGCCTCGCTAACGGAGACGCTCGCCTCCTCACTGGCCTCGTCCCTATCAACGGCCCTTTCTGCCACAATCTCTTCGACTTTGAGCTCGAACGGAACCATTTCCtcttcggcgtcgccaaCGACATCAGAAACATCGCCACCGGCTTCTCCATCACCCGTCTCCCTTCCTTCGGACAGATACCAAGGAATAACTCTGGTTGCGTTCCTCACTGCCTTGGCAACTGGTATTTCGGTTTTCGCTGTGCAAATAATTGCCTTTTTGCTTCTACGAAACAAGATTGCGCGTATTTT CAAACCAAAGTCTTATCTTGTTCCCGAACGTGAAAGAACGGAGAGTCCCCCCAGCACACCTTGGAGTCTCATCAGCACCCTTATCCACTACGACGACCGCGACATCATCAAAAAGTGTGGCTTGGACGCCTACTTCTTCCTCCGCTATCTAAGAACTCTCCTCACAATCTTCATCCCCATCGCCGTTATCGTCATTCCTATCTTGATCCCGCTCAACTATAGCGATGGTGTGGGTCATGACTTGATCGACGATGCGAAGAATGAGACCAATGGTACCAGCTCCGACCCAGTTCGTCTCATGGCCAGGGCCGGTAAATCTGCCAGCGGTGATACCGACAATGAACCTACGGGTCTGGATACCCTGGCCTGGGGCAACATTAGCAGAACCCACACCGGCCGCTTTTGGGCACATTTGATCCTGGCGCTGCTCGTCATCATCTGGGTCTGCacggtcttcttctttgaGCTCCGTGTCTACATCAAAGTCCGACAGGATTATCTGACGAGTGCTGAGCATCGTCTCCGGGCTTCGGCCACGACCATTCTTGTCAACAGCATCCCTTCCAAATGGCTGACGGAAGAGGCTCTGTTGGGTCTGTTCGACGTTTTCCCTGGCCAAATTCGGAATATCTGGCTCAATCGTGACTTGACCACTCTACTCGAGAAGATCCAGCTGCGTGAAAATATTCATCTGAGGTTGGAAGCAGCCGAGACGGAGCTCGTCaaggcggcgaagaggaagcaacttaagaggaaaaagaaagaagacaAACTCTCCAGAAAGCAGGCCAACACCAAGGGGCCGACCagacaagaagaagccctgagacggcagcgagaagatgccgatgccAAGAAGAGAGCCGAAGCCGGTCTTGGCATCAGCTCCGGCGAGCATGAGGACGTCCCCCACGACATCAGCGCCATAATCGACGACAAGCATAAGAACCCGGAatcgaggcggtcgagcaCCTCGTCTTCAAGCTCAGACAATGGCAACCGACCTGAGTCCAGGGGTTTCGGGCTTGGGCTCATCGGGGACGGCATCAGCAAAGTTGGCAAAGGCctgcttggcggcgtcggcaaagCGCAGCAAAATATCAAGGAATTCAGCGATGACGTAGAGGAGACGGTTGAGACGACCAACGGCTTCGCAATGCTGCATCCAAGTGATCGACCTCGGAAGGTCCAGAttctggccgagggcgaacGCCCCGGAACAGTCGAGAGCGCAAGAGTCACGGCGGACCAAGCCGATCCATCAGCCAATACAGAGACACAGAAGACGCATTCCCGAAATGCATCTGCCGTCTCCCAGGAGACCACCGACCAGAATCACAAGCGAAGCTACGAGCCTTTTGGCAATGGCAACACGGTGCGCAAAGTCAGCAACCTGGACCACATGTATGATCAGGAAAAACGCAAGTTTTGGCAATTCTGGAAAGCCCCGGCAGGTGGCTACGCATCCCCCGTACCCCAAGGATTCGAGGGCGGTGAATACCCTTTTGGACAGTCAAAGGACAAGACCACGTGGCAGAAGATCAAAGCCTACATCCCCTTCACGGGCGGAGACAGCCAGGCCCCCGTCGAGTATCCCGAATCCAACACCATCGGCGCGGAGTACAAGAACATAttggacgacgatgctgagTGGCGGAAATGgatcaaggagaagaacaGGCCAATGCATCGACTACCACGGTGGGGCTTCCCTGACTGGCTCGCCTGGCTGACTTTTGGTCCTAAGGTTGATACGATCTACTGGTGTCGGTCGGAGCTGGCGCGTTTGAACGTCGAAattgacgacgaccaagCGCACCCAGAGCGATATCCCTTGATGAACTCGGCCTTTATCCAATTCAACCATCAGGTTTCGGCACACATGGCCTGTCAAAGTCTCATGCACCACGTTCCGAAGCACATGTCACCTCGGATTAACGAAGTTTCGCCCAAGGATGTCATCTGGGACAACATGGCTTTGAAGTGGTGGCATGAGTCCATCCGGTCTggcgtcgtcaccgtcgtcatTGCAGCCATGGCCTTTTTCTGGGCCATCCCTATCGCTTTCACGGCCTCCATTGCCAACATTGACGGTCTGGTTGGGCAGTTTCCCTGGCTGGCGTGGATCAAGAAGGACCCCGTTGAGAAGGTTGCTGGGGCCGTTGCTGGTGTCTTGCCCGCTATCCTGCTtgcgctcctcctcttgATTGTCCCCCTCATTCTCGAACAACTCGCGCTGTTTCGGGGCGTCAAAACCGGCTCACAGAAGGCCGAATTTGTCCAGCGCTTCTACTttgtcttcctcttcatccaagtcttcctcgtcgtttCGATTGCGTCGTTCTTCGCCGCATCAGTTGACGAGCTGTGGGCTAACCTGGAGACACTCTCAAATGTTGGGGAAATCCTGAACATCCTCGCCAGAAACTTGCCGAGAGCGTCCAACTACTTCTTCTCGTACATGTTGCTCCAAGCGCTTTCTGTCAGCTCCGGAACACTGCTTCAGATCGGAGGCCTCGTCACTTGGTACCTGTTGGCCCGGATACTCGACACCACGGCTCGCGACAAGTGGAAGAGGAACACGACCCTCTCGACTATTGCATGGGGCCAGTTTTTCCCTGTGTACACCAATTTCGCCTGCATCGCCTTGGTCTATAGCGTCATTGCTCCGCTAATTTCGCTGTTTGCTGTCCTAACGTTCGGCCTATTATGGTTCGCACAGCGTTACAGCATGTTGTACGTCACGCGATTCGAAACTGACACAGGTGGTGTATTGTACCCTCGCGCGATCAACCAAACGTTCACGGGCCTGTACGTCATGGAAGCTTGCTTGGCGGGCTTGTTTTTCATCACTGTGGACGAAAATGACAACAGCGCTGCCACGCCGCAGGGGGTCATCATGCTGGTAACACTTGGCCTTACGGCGATATACCAAATCTCGTTGAACACGTCGTTTTCACCCCTGTTCCGATATTTGCCAATCACTGTCGAAGATGAGGCGGTCCTCAGAGATGAGGCATTCCAGCGAGCTCAAAACAGACGTTTGGGGCTCCccaatgacgacgacgacgatgagtTCACAGACGAAAAGACACCCATGGCAAATGGCGACGGATCCGGAGCCGAACCCCCTGGCATCGAATTGCAGAGGATGGAGAACGAAGGGCCCAAACGGAAGCCATCGACTATGCGTCGTGTCAAGAACGTCGGTCACTGGGCGAAGCGGGAAGGTAAAAACCTCCGCAGCAAGACCTGGAACGTgggcgccgcccccgtccaCACGGCCGCCGAGTACCGCCGCCAACAGCGCAACAAAGATCTGGAGGCCCAACGGGCTCTTGGGGAAGCACTGTATGGCGGTTTCCACGATGAAATCGAAGATTTGACGCCCGCCGAGCGTGATGCACTCGTTAAGAACGCGTTCAAACATTATGCCCTGCGAGCACGAGCACCCGCTGTCTGGATTCCTCGTGATGATATTGGAGTCAGCGATGACGAGATTCGGCGCACGAAGGAGTACAGTGAGCACATTTGGATCAGCAACGAGGGAACGGCGTTGGATAGCAAGATCCGCGTGGTATATGGCGCCAATCCACCCGACTTTTCAGAGATTGACATTATCAATCTCTAA